A window of the Phragmites australis chromosome 20, lpPhrAust1.1, whole genome shotgun sequence genome harbors these coding sequences:
- the LOC133901232 gene encoding hypersensitive-induced response protein-like protein 2 isoform X2, which translates to MYLMAMSTYGYEIVKTLIVDIEPDDRVKRAMNGINAAARMRVAANEKAEAEKILQIKKAEGEAESKYLAGVGIARQCHAIVDGRQASHGANSQLNLVSLNRVQSTIFF; encoded by the exons ATGTACTTGATG GCAATGTCTACGTACGGCTATGAGATTGTGAAAACACTTATTGTTGATATTGAGCCTGACGACCGTGTCAAGAGAGCAATGAACGGGATCAATGCTG CTGCTAGAATGAGGGTGGCCGCCAACGAGAAAGCTGAGGCTGAGAAGATACTCCAGATCAAGAAAGCCGAAGGAGaggcagagtccaagtacctgGCTGGCGTGGGTATTGCAAGGCAGTGTCACGCTATAGTGGATGGGCGTCAAGCCTCTCACGGTGCTAACAGTCAGTTGAATTTGGTTTCACTGAACCGGGTTCAAAGCACAATATTCTTTTAA
- the LOC133901233 gene encoding uncharacterized protein LOC133901233 isoform X2, whose translation MAPPPRRGEEEGDGRESAAALRAPAHVMARVFSQLDCVDLLSCTLVCNHQAMVPRFCGAQRGVEKGVPGCLEPVRIVRNV comes from the exons atggcgccgccgccgcggcgaggggaggaggagggggacgGGAGGGagtcggcggcggcgctgcgggCGCCGGCGCACGTGATGGCGCGTGTGTTCTCGCAGCTGGACTGCGTCGACCTCCTCAGCTGCACCCTCGTCTGCAA TCACCAGGCAATGGTACCAAGATTCTGCGGAGCTCAGAGAGGAGTGGAGAAAGGAGTACCTGGATGCTTGGAACCAGTTCGGATTGTCCGTAACGTGTGA
- the LOC133901232 gene encoding hypersensitive-induced response protein-like protein 2 isoform X1 gives MGQILGLVQVDQSTVAIKETFGKFNEVLEPGCHFLPWCIGQQIAGYLSLLVRQLWMSAVKQRQRLSPDNVFVTAVASVRYRALADKASDAFYKLSNTREQIQSYVLDGNVYVRL, from the exons ATGGGTCAGATTCTGGGTTTAGTGCAGGTTGATCAGTCAACTGTAGCCATCAAAGAAACTTTTGGCAAGTTTAACGAGGTCCTGGAGCCTGGTTGCCACTTCTTACCGTGGTGCATAGGACAGCAGATTGCTGGTTACCTCTCCTTGCTTGTGCGACAACTGTGGATGTCCGCTGTGAAACAAAGACAAAGGCTTTCTCCA GATAATGTCTTCGTCACTGCTGTTGCATCTGTGCGATACCGTGCTCTTGCTGATAAGGCATCTGACGCCTTTTACAAACTAAGCAACACCAGGGAACAAATCCAGTCCTATGTACTTGATG GCAATGTCTACGTACGGCTATGA
- the LOC133901465 gene encoding uncharacterized protein LOC133901465 — protein sequence MYIVAVHRINHLRRSFARHLLTPLVWPPSPDLPRYSLPSRRIRRLRCLSAEERQWETETEALIVLSLGFPIDELRPEERPLLPAPIADAPNDYIVVRNHILASWRADPSAPLPRVRVLETVAATYDHLVAAAHGLLVREGHINFGVSAAFPTAPPLDTPPQGAATAFVLVGGTGRAGIPAARQLLRFGLRVLVFEGRSHPGGRVYTSRLGEDKAVVELGDSVITGIHANPLGVLLCPWACLIMAIGLSALILGLWPMHLIWTYYCIIRTKLVGPVVKLLLLIVATAILILWLIVGIPGSVLSGLVYGFLAPIMATFSAIGESKEKLFVHCFVDRTWSTITGSCTVVTDVKDLLFHSYFSIMDDIRLQKPPDGKPYEIRKIYTLPHLSEKSRRKRTRLEDLGCWF from the exons ATGTACAT CGTCGCCGTCCATCGCATAAATCATCTGCGTCGTTCGTTCGCCCGCCATCTCTTGACTCCTCTCGTTTGGCCCCCATCTCCCGACCTCCCTCGCTACTCTCTCCCGTCACGGCGCATCCGCCGGCTGCGATGCCTCTCGGCCGAGGAACGGCAGTGGGAGACGGAGACGGAGGCGCTCATCGTGCTATCTCTCGGGTTCCCCATCGACGAGCTTCGGCCAGAGGAGCGGCCCCTCCTCCCGGCCCCCATCGCCGACGCGCCCAACGACTACATTGTCGTTCGCAATCACATCCTCGCCTCCTGGCGCGCCGACCCGAGCGCGCCGCTCCCCCGCGTGCGCGTGCTCGAGACCGTGGCCGCCACCTACGACCACCTCGTCGCCGCGGCCCACGGGCTCCTCGTCCGCGAGGGCCACATCAACTTCGGCGTGTCCGCCGCCTTCCCCACCGCCCCGCCCCTGGACACCCCGCCTCAGGGCGCTGCAACAGCCTTCGTCCTCGTCGGCGGCACGGGTCGCGCCGGGATCCCTGCCGCGCGCCAGCTCCTCCGCTTCGGCCTCCGCGTGCTTGTCTTCGAGGGTCGTTCGCACCCCGGCGGCCGCGTCTACACATCCCGCCTCGGCGAGGACAAGGCCGTCGTCGAGCTCGGCGACAGCGTCATCACCGGCATCCACGCCAACCCGCTGG GTGTTTTGTTGTGCCCTTGGGCATGTCTTATCATGGCAATTGGATTATCTGCACTAATTCTAGGCTTATGGCCCATGCATCTGATTTGGACATACTACTGCATTATCAG AACTAAGCTGGTGGGACCTGTAGTAAAGCTTCTGCTTCTTATTGTTGCTACTGCAATCTTGATCCTATGGTTGATAGTTGGCATCCCAGGAAGCGTCCTTTCTGGATTAGTATATGGTTTTCTAGCGCCCATAATGGCCACATTCAGTGCAATTGGAGAAAGCAAAGAAAAGCTGTTTGTTCATTGTTTTGTG GATAGAACATGGAGTACTATCACTGGAAGTTGTACTGTAGTCACGGATGTGAAAGACTTGCTTTTCCACTCCTATTTTTCAATTATGGATGACATTCGTCTTCAGAAACCTCCTGATGGGAAGCCGTATGAGATAAG GAAGATATATACACTACCTCACCTGTCAGAGAAGTCAAGACGAAAGAGGACAAGGCTTGAGGATCTAGGATGCTGGTTCTAA
- the LOC133901233 gene encoding uncharacterized protein LOC133901233 isoform X1, with the protein MAPPPRRGEEEGDGRESAAALRAPAHVMARVFSQLDCVDLLSCTLVCKQWYQDSAELREEWRKEYLDAWNQFGLSVTCETQPLCPTCSIRSLRNLCP; encoded by the exons atggcgccgccgccgcggcgaggggaggaggagggggacgGGAGGGagtcggcggcggcgctgcgggCGCCGGCGCACGTGATGGCGCGTGTGTTCTCGCAGCTGGACTGCGTCGACCTCCTCAGCTGCACCCTCGTCTGCAA GCAATGGTACCAAGATTCTGCGGAGCTCAGAGAGGAGTGGAGAAAGGAGTACCTGGATGCTTGGAACCAGTTCGGATTGTCCGTAACGTGTGAGACGCAACCACTATGTCCTACTTGCTCAATCAGAAGCCTTCGTAATCTGTGCCCTTGA